In one window of Miscanthus floridulus cultivar M001 chromosome 12, ASM1932011v1, whole genome shotgun sequence DNA:
- the LOC136496883 gene encoding uncharacterized protein, protein MSSIGSQDSMHNVDYAYLSDGFVEAPTLTSKEIEDARKEALKILKTNSPEEALKVFTEVQGSEVIKADLAREKAHTQAMPPNGADAKANGTVQPPPPKN, encoded by the exons ATGAGCTCTATTGGGAGTCAGGACTCCATGCACAACGTGGATTATGCCTACCTTTCAGATGGCTTTGTGGAAGCGCCCACTTTGACCTCCAAGGAAATCGAGGATGCTAGG AAGGAAGCTTTGAAGATCCTGAAAACCAATTCCCCAGAAGAGGCCTTGAAGGTTTTCACCGAGGTACAG GGCTCAGAGGTCATCAAAGCTGACCTGGCGAGGGAGAAGGCCCACACCCAGGCGAtgcctccaaacggtgctgaTGCAAAGGCCAACGGCACGGTGCAGCCCCCACCGCCGAAGAACTGA
- the LOC136496955 gene encoding uncharacterized protein, with translation MAGVQLLALLSLAVAASSLSMGAQATTGPDARKVGVYELKLGDFSVKVTNWGARLMSVVLPDSKGNLADVVLGRDTLAEYFNDTSYFGPIAGRVAQRISRGRFVLDGKVYHLQRNDGKNTIHGGGTAFSKSAWTVKEYVGGGDSPYITLYYRSFDGEQGFPGSLDTYVTYRVSGPYTLGVHMNATARDRATPVNLLLHAYWNLGGHGEGSGRDVLGHTLRLHASRYAVLDEELLPSSGRVAPVAGTPLDFRAPTPIGARIRQVTGGKVVGYDANYIVDGEPGSMRPVAEVRDAASGRALELWANQATVQFYTGNWLNHTEGKGGEVYNQYAGFTLETMGYVDAVNHPEFPSQTLRPGQEYKHDMVFKFSF, from the exons ATGGCTGGGGTTCAGCTCCTTGCGCTGCTGAGCCTCGCGGTCGCGGCCTCCTCCCTGTCCATGGGCGCGCAGGCCACCACCGGGCCCGACGCGAGGAAGGTCGGCGTGTACGAGCTCAAGCTGGGGGATTTCTCCGTCAAGGTCACCAATTGGGGTGCCAGATTAATGTCCGTCGtccttcccgactccaaag GGAATTTGGCTGATGTCGTCCTGGGCAGAGACACCCTCGCTGAATACTTT AACGACACTTCTTACTTCGGGCCGATCGCCGGCCGCGTAGCACAGCGGATATCGAGGGGCCGCTTCGTCCTCGACGGCAAAGTCTACCACCTGCAACGAAACGACGGCAAGAACACGATCCACG GCGGTGGCACCGCGTTCAGCAAAAGCGCCTGGACGGTGAAGGAGTACGTCGGCGGCGGCGACTCCCCGTACATCACCCTGTACTACCGCAGCTTCGACGGCGAGCAAGGCTTCCCGGGGAGCCTCGACACGTACGTGACGTACCGGGTGTCGGGCCCCTACACGCTGGGCGTGCACATGAACGCGACGGCGCGGGACAGGGCGACGCCGGTGAACCTGCTGCTGCACGCGTACTGGAACCTGGGCGGGCACGGGGAGGGCAGCGGCCGCGACGTGCTGGGCCACACGCTCCGGCTGCACGCGTCGCGGTACGCCGTGCTGGACGAGGAGCTCCTCCCTTCGTCAGGCCGCGTCGCGCCCGTCGCCGGCACGCCGCTGGACTTCCGGGCGCCCACGCCCATCGGCGCGCGCATCCGCCAGGTCACGGGCGGGAAGGTCGTCGGGTACGACGCTAACTACATCGTCGACGGGGAGCCGGGGAGCATGCGGCCCGTGGCGGAGGTCCGGGACGCCGCTTCCGGCAGGGCGCTGGAGCTGTGGGCGAACCAGGCGACCGTGCAGTTCTACACCGGAAACTGGCTCAACCACACCGAGGGGAAGGGCGGCGAGGTGTACAACCAGTACGCTGGGTTCACGCTGGAGACGATGGGGTACGTGGACGCCGTGAACCACCCCGAGTTCCCGTCGCAGACACTCAGGCCCGGCCAGGAGTACAAGCACGACATGGTCTTCAAGTTCTCGTTCTGA